The window TTCCACGACCAATACGGCCTCGACCCGGTGAAAGCCGGCTACTACACCGCCGCCTGCGTCTTCGCCGGCAGCCTGATGCGTCCACTGGGCGGTGCCCTGGCCGACCGCATTGGGGGCATCCGCAGCCTGTTAGTGATGTACACCGTTGCCGCCATCTGCATCGCCGCCGTGGGCTTCCACCTGCCCAGCGCAGTGGCGGCACTGAGTCTCTTCGTGGTCGCCATGCTCAGCCTCGGTGCGGGCAACGGAGCGGTGTTCCAGCTGGTGCCGCAGCGCTTCCGCCAGACCATCGGCGTGATGACCGGCCTGATCGGCATGGCCGGCGGTATCGGCGGCTTCTGCCTGACAGCGGGCCTGGGTGCGATCAAGCAGGCCACCGGCGACTACCAGCTCGGTCTCTGGCTGTTCGCCAGCCTCGGCGTGCTCGCCTGGTTCGGGTTGCATGGGGTGAAGCTACGCTGGCGCACCACCTGGGGCAGCGCAGCCGTCACCGCCGCGCGGGTGTAGCCATGACCTGTAGGAGCGAGCTTGCTCGCGAACCGCTTAACGCGGCAGTCACCGGGAAAGGCGTTCGCGAGGCCGATTGTGTTCCCGACAATAGTCGGCATTCTCCACATCCCTATGGATCACAAGCTCGCTCCTACAATGAGCTGCGCCTGAGCTTCGCCCAGGCCAGCGCCACCGGCCCGCGCGACGAGAACCAGGATGCCCTGCGGGTGGTCACTCCACCCGCAGGGCTGGCCGCCAGCAAGGGGCACCTGTTCGCCATCGCCGACGGCGTCAGCCATTGCGCTGACGGCGGCCTGGCCGCGCGCCTGACGCTGCAAGCACTGGCCGCCGATTATTACGCCACCCCCGAGACCTGGGCCGTCGCCCAGGCCCTCGACCGCCTGCTGATCTCGCAGAACCGCTGGTTACAGGCCAATGGCGGCGGCCAGCCGCTGCTCACCACGCTGACCGCCCTGGTATTACGCGGGCGGCGCTTCACCCTCGCCCACGTCGGCGACTGCCGCCTCTACCGCTGGCACGCAGGACAACTGGAATGCCTGACCCAGGACCACGTCTGGGAGCAGCCCGGCATGCAGCACGTGCTCAAGCGCGCCCTGGGCCTCGACCAGCACCTGGTGGTGGACTACTGCGACGGAGAGCTGGAAGCCGGGCAATCTTTCCTGCTGGTCAGCGACGGTGTCTGGGCCGCGCTGGGCGATAACGCCATCCAGCGTTTGCTGGAAGACGCGCAATCCCTCGAAGCCTGCACCGATGCCTTGGTCAACGCCGCGCATCTGGCCGGCAGCCAGGACAACGCCAGTGCGCTGCTCCTGCGCGTGGACGAATTGCCGCCGGCCAGCCTCGGCGATGCCCTCGCCCAGCTCGACCACTGGCCGGCGCCACCGGCATTGCGGGACGAACAGGAGTTCGAGGGCTGGCAGGTAGAAGGCCGACTCGCACAGTCGCGTCAGTCGCTGATCTACCGCGTGCGCGACCGCCAGGGTCGCCCCTGGCTGCTCAAGACCCTGCCACCGGCATTGAGCGATGCAGCGGACGCCGGCCAGTCGCTGCTGCTGGAGGAATGGTTCCTGCGCCGCGTACAGGGCCGCTACTTTCCCGAGCTGCACAGCCTGCCGCAACGCCAGCACCTCTACTACGTAATGCGCGAATACCCCGGGCAGCCCCTGGACGAGCACCTCAAGCTGAACGGCCCGCTGAACCTGCCGGATTGGCTGGATATCGCCCAACGCCTGCTGCGCGGCCTGGGCCAACTGCACCGGCGCAACATCCTGCACCGCGACATCAAGCCGGAGAACTTGCACTGGGCCAACGACGGCGAGCTGCGCCTGCTGGACTTCGGCTTGGCGTATTGCCCGGGCCTGTCCCGCGAGGACCCGCACGACCTGCCCGGCACCCCGAGCTACCTCGCACCCGAAGCCTTCCAGGGCGCAGCGCCGGACGCCCGCCAGGACCTCTACGCCGCCGGCGTCACGCTGTACCGCCTGCTCTGCGGCCATTATCCCTACGGCGAGATCGAAGCCTTCCAGCATCCGCGCTTCGGCACGCCCGCCCCGGCCAGTCGTTATCGACCTGACGTCCCGGCCTGGCTGGACGACTGGCTGGGTCGACTGATCACAGCGCAGCCGCAGCAACGTTTCGAAACCGCCGAGCAATGCCTGCTCACCCTGGAACAAGGCGAACGCCAGGCTCCAGCACGACCACGCCCCTTGCTGGAGCGCGAGCCGCTGCGGGTCTGGCGCGGGATTGCCCTCGCCTCCCTGGCCGTCAACCTGGGGCTGATTCTCTGGCTGATGCATCGCGGCTGAGGGCGCACCAGTTCGGTTCAAAACGCTTCAGCGCAGTGCACACGCCCCGGAAAAATCACCGGCCAATGCAGTGCAAGGCACGAAAATACTGGCACAGCACAAGTTGGCACGTGCCCTGCAGTACCCACAGCAACAATCTACAAAAGCGCGTCCCTCAACGAAGAGGCTCGCACTTCTCGATCCCTTGGACAAAGGCGTCCTCGCTGGGTAACCGGCGGGACGCCTTTTTTGTTTTCCGCGATTGCGTGACGGAGCCCTGACATGAAAAAGCTCAAGCTCGTACTGATCGGCAACGGCATGGCCGGTGTGCGCACCCTCGAAGAACTGCTGAAGATCGCGCCCGACCTCTACGACATCACCGTGTTCGGCGCCGAGCCCCACCCCAACTACAACCGTATCCTGCTCTCCCCCGTGCTGGCCGGCGAACAGGCCTTCGAGGACATCGTCCTCAACGACCTCAACTGGTACAGCGAGAATGGCATCCGCCTGCTGCTCAACCGCAAGGTCACCCGCATCGACCGCCACCGCCGCAAGGTCTACGCCGCGGACGGCAGCGAAGCTGAATACGACCGCCTGCTGATCGCCACCGGCTCCAACCCCTTCATCCTGCCGGTGCCGGGCAACCGCCTGGAGGGCGTGATCGGCTACCGCGACATCGCCGACACCCAAACCATGATCGACACCGCCGGCAGCCATAGCCACGCGGTGGTCATCGGCGGCGGCCTGCTCGGCCTGGAGGCCGCCAATGGTCTCAAGCAGCGCGGCATGGACGTGACCGTGGTGCACCTCTCCGACTGGCTGCTGGAGCGCCAGCTGGACCGCACTGCTGGCAAACTGCTGCAAAGTGCGTTGGAATCACGCGGCATTCATTTCCGCCTCAACACCCAGACTGAGGAGCTGATCGACGACGGCAGCGGCCGCGTCTGCGCCGTGCGCTTCAAGGACGGCGAGGTGATCGCCGCCGACCTGGTGGTGATGGCCGCCGGCATACGCCCCAATACGGAACTCGCCGAGAAGACCGGCCTGCCCTGCAACCGCGGCATCCTGGTCAACGACACCCTGCAAACCTACGATCCGCGCATCTACGCCCTGGGCGAATGCGCCAGCCACCGTGGCATCGCCTACGGCCTGGTGGCGCCGCTGTTCGAGCAGGCCAAGGTCTGCGCCAACCACCTGGCCATGCTCGGCTTCGCCCGCTACCAGGGCTCGGTGACCTCCACCAAGCTCAAGGTCACCGGCATCGACCTGTTCTCCGCTGGCGAATTCATGGCCGGCGAAGGCACCGAGACCATCACCCTCTCCGACCCCATCGGCGGCGTGTACAAGAAGCTGGTGATCAAGGACGACGTGCTGGTTGGCGCCTGCCTCTACGGCGACACCGCCGACGGTGGCTGGTACTTCCGGCAGATCCGAGAGAACCACAACGTCGCCGAGATCCGCGACCATCTGATGTTCGGCGAGAGCAGCATTGGCGACGTCGGCCATCAGGGCCAGAACAGCGCGGCGAACATGCCTGACAGCGCCGAAGTCTGCGGCTGCAACGGCGTGTGCAAGGGCACCATCGTCAAGGCGATCCAGGAGAACGGCCTGTTCAGCGTCGACGAGGTGAAGAAGCACACCAAGGCCGCCAGCTCCTGCGGTTCCTGCGCAGGGCTCGTGGAACAGATCCTGATCAGCACCGTGGGCGGCGCGGCGGACGTGAAGCCCAAGAGTGAGAAAGCCATCTGCGGCTGCAGCGACCTCAACCACGGCCAGATACGCCAAGCGATCCGCGAGCATCACCTGACCTCGCTGAGCTCCGCCATGCGCTTCATGGACTGGCGCACCCCGGACGGCTGCGCCACCTGCCGCCCGGCACTGAACTACTACCTGATCTCCACTTGGCCGGGCGAGGCCAAGGACGACCCGCAGTCGCGTCTGATCAACGAACGCGCCCACGCCAACATCCAGAAGGACGGCACCTACTCGGTGGTCCCGCGCATGTGGGGCGGCGTGACCAATGCAGCCGAACTGCGGCGCATCGCCGACGTGGCCGACAAGTACCAGGTGCCCATGGTCAAGGTCACCGGCGGCCAGCGCATCGACCTCTTGGGCATCAGGAAGGACGATCTGCCGGCGATCTGGAAGGAGCTGGACATGCCCTCCGGCCATGCCTACGGCAAGTCCATTCGTACGGTGAAGACCTGCGTGGGCAGCGAGTTCTGCCGCTTCGGCACGCAGAACTCGACCCAGTTGGGCATCGACCTGGAGCACGACCTGTTCAACATGTGGTCACCGCACAAGGTCAAGCTGGCGGTCTCCGGCTGCCCGCGCAACTGCGCCGAAGCCGGCATCAAGGACATCGGCATCATCGGCGTGGATTCGGGCTGGGAGCTGTACATCGGCGGCAACGGCGGGATCAAGACCGAGGTGGCGGAGTTCTTCGTCAAGCTCAAGACCGCCGAGGAAGTGCGCGAGTACAGCGGCGCCTTCCTGCAGCTCTACCGCGAGGAAGCCTTCTACCTCGAACGCACCGTGCATTACCTGCAACGCGTGGGCATGGAGCGCATCAAGAAGGCCGTGCTGGAGGACGCGGAGAACCGCCAGGCGCTCAATGCGCGCCTGCAATTCTCCCTGTCGCTGGAGCAGGACCCGTGGCAGGAGCGCATCGCCCAGCAACCGCTGAAGAAGGAATTCGAACGGATTCCGCTCAAGCAACTGGAAACCGCCTGAGTGCACGCCGGGCCCCGTCACCGGGGCCCCAACCACCGCATCGCTGGAGACATCCCATGAACTGGCTCGACATCTGCGCCCTGGACGACATCAACCCGCTCGGCTCGCGCGTCATCGCCGGCCCCAAGGGCGACATCGCGATCTTCCGCACGGCTGGCGACGAAGTCTTCGCCCTCGACGACCGCTGCCCGCACAAGGGCGGTCCGCTGTCCCAGGGGCTCATCTACGGTAAGCGCGTGGCCTGCCCGCTGCACAACTGGCAGATCGAACTGGCCAGCGGCGAAGCCGTCGCCCCCGACCAGGGCTGCGCCCATCGCCACGACGTGAAGGTCGAGGACGGCCGGGTGCTGCTGGCCCTGCGCGGTCCTGCTGTTCTGGATCAGGCCCACTGCGCCTGATCCCCACTTTGCCGAAACACTGCAGCGAGGCCGCGCCATGAACCCGAACCGTCGCACCACCGCATCCACCTGCTGCTACTGCGGCGTGGGCTGCGGCGTACTGATCGAACACGACGACGAGCGCATCCTGGGCGTACAGGGCGACCCACAGCATCCGGCCAACTTCGGCCGCCTGTGCAGCAAGGGCTCGACCCTGCACCTCACCGGCGATGCCGCCGCCCGCGCGCAGTTCCCGGAGCTGCGCCTGGGCAAGGGCCTGTCGCGCACCCGGACCGACTGGGACACCGCGCTGGAGCATGCGGCAGGCGTCTTCGCCGAGACCATTCGCGAGCACGGACCGGACAGCGTGGCCTTCTACGTATCCGGCCAACTGCTCACCGAGGACTACTACGCCTTCAACAAGCTCGCCCGCGCCCTGGTCGGCACCAACAACATCGACAGCAACTCGCGGCTGTGCATGTCTTCTGCGGTAGTCGGCTACAAGCGCAGCCTTGGCGCCGACGCCCCGCCCTGCAGCTACGAGGACATCGAGCGGGCCGACTGCGTGATGATCGCCGGCAGCAACATGGCCTACGCCCACCCGGTACTGTTCCGTCGCCTGGAAGAGGCCCGCGCGCGGCGCCCGGAGATGAAGCTGATCGTCATCGACCCGCGCGTCACTGACACCGCCGAACAGGCCGACCTGCACCTGGCCATCCTGCCCGGCACCGACGTTGCGCTGTTCCACGGCATCCTGCACATCCTGCTCTGGGAAGGCTGGATAGACCGCGCCTTCATCGACGCCCACACCGAGGGCCTGGAAGAACTCAAGGCACTGGTACGCGACTACGGCCCGCTGGCCGTGGCGGAAATCTGCGGCATCGCCGTGGATGACCTGCAGCGCGCCGCCCGGTGGATCGGCCAGGCGCCCTCCTTTCTCTCGCTCTGGTGCATGGGCCTGAACCAATCCACCGCCGGCAGCGCGAAGAACAGTGCGCTGATCAACCTGCACCTGGCCACCGGGCAGATCGGCCGTCCCGGCGCCGGCCCCTTCTCCCTCACCGGCCAGCCCAATGCCATGGGCGGCCGCGAGACCGGCAGCCTGTCCAACCTGCTACCCGGCCACCGCGAAGCCGGCAATGCCGAACACCGCGCGGAAGTCGCCGCCTACTGGGGCGTCGAGCACCTGCCGGAGAATCCCGGCCTGAGCGCCATCGAGCTGTTCGACGGCGTGCGGGACAGACGCATCAAGGCCCTGTGGATCGCCTGCACCAACCCGGCGCAGTCCCTGCCAGACCAGACCCGCGTGCGCGAAGCCTTGGCCGCCTGCCCCTTCGTCATCGTCCAGGAAGCCTTCAGCACCAGCGAAACCTGCCAGTACGCCGACCTGCTGCTGCCGGCCGCCAGCTGGGGCGAAAAGGAAGGTACGGTGACCAACTCCGAACGCCGCATCAGTCATGTGCGCCCGGCCATAACCGCCATCGGCGAGGCGCGCGCGGACTGGAGCATCGTCTGCGATTTCGCCCGCCGCCTGGAGCAGCGCCTGCGCCCCGGCGAGACCAGCCTGTTCGACTTCGACTCGCCGGCAGCACTGTTCGATGAGTACAAATTGCTGACCCGCGAGCGCGATCTCGACCTGTCCGGCATCAGTTACGCCCTGCTGGACACTCGCGGCCCGCAGCAATGGCCCTTCCCTTTGCACGCAACCCAAGGCACCGAGCGCCTCTACAGCGACGGGCAATTCCCCACCGCCAATGGCCGCGCCCGGCTCATCGCCGAGCCCTATCGCGCACCGAAGGAAAAACGCGATGCGCGCTATCCGCTGATCCTCAACACCGGGCGCCTGCGTGATCAGTGGCACGGCATGACCCGCACCGGCACCGCGCCGCAGCTGTTCGGTCACGTCGAGGAAGCCGTGCTTGGCCTGCACCCGGACGAACTGCGCCGCCGACGCATCAGCGACGGCCAACTGGTCCGCCTGCACAGTCGTCGTGGCGAGCTGGTGCTGCCGGTGCAGGCCGACGATCGCCTGCGGCCCGGCCAGGCTTTCCTGCCGATGCACTGGGGTGACCGCTTCCTCAAAGGTTTGGGCGTCAACGTACTCACATTGCCGGCCGTGGACCCGCTGTCACGTCAGCCCGAGCTGAAACACGCCACGGTGGAAGTCAGCCGTATCGAGCTGCCCTGGCAGTTCTTCGCCCTGGTGGAAGGCGATGTACAGAAACGTTTCGATGCCCTGCGCCTGCTGTTCGAAGGCCTGCGTTACGCCAGCTTCAGCCCCACTGGCCGCGAGCGCCCGGCCCTGGTGATCCGGGCCGCGCACCATAAGGCGCCGAGCGCGGAATGGCTGGCCGCCATCGATGTGCTGCTCGATCTCAACGATGGGCCAGTCATGGCGTACGACGACCCCCGTATCTCGGTCGGCAAACGCGTACGCATCGAGCAATCGCGCATCGTCTCGCTGCGCCTGGCAGGCGAAACGGCAGCGCGCGCCTGGCTGCGCGAACTGTGGAAGGAAGGCCGCGCCGATCAGGAACTGCGCCGCTGGCTGCTCGCCCCCCTCAGTGCCGCGCCGGGCAAAGTCGGCGCTACGGCCGACAAGACCCTGTGCAACTGCCTGGACGTCAGCCAGAGCCGCATCCAGGCCGGCATCGACCAGGGCCTGGACCTGGACGGCCTCAAGTGCGAACTCAAGTGCGGGACCGCCTGCGGTTCCTGCGTACCGGAAATCAAGCGCCTGCTGGTCCAGCGTCCGCTGGCCGCAACGGCCTGAATCACGCCGCGTAGACGGCAGCCCGAGGAGATGGATCATGAGTGGAAAAGTCTGGCTGATCGGCGCGGGCCCGGGTGATCCGGAACTGCTGACCCTGAAGGCAGTACGCGCCCTGGCACAGGCCGAGGTGGTCCTGATCGATGATCTGGTGAACCCGGCGGTGCTGGAACACTGCCCGACGGCGCGGGTGATTTCCGTCGGCAAGCGCGGCGGCTGCCGCTCCACGCCGCAGGATTTCATCCACCGGCTGATGCTGCGCCATGCCCGCCAAGGACGGCGTGTGGCGC of the Pseudomonas sp. PSE14 genome contains:
- a CDS encoding bifunctional protein-serine/threonine kinase/phosphatase, with the protein product MTCRSELAREPLNAAVTGKGVREADCVPDNSRHSPHPYGSQARSYNELRLSFAQASATGPRDENQDALRVVTPPAGLAASKGHLFAIADGVSHCADGGLAARLTLQALAADYYATPETWAVAQALDRLLISQNRWLQANGGGQPLLTTLTALVLRGRRFTLAHVGDCRLYRWHAGQLECLTQDHVWEQPGMQHVLKRALGLDQHLVVDYCDGELEAGQSFLLVSDGVWAALGDNAIQRLLEDAQSLEACTDALVNAAHLAGSQDNASALLLRVDELPPASLGDALAQLDHWPAPPALRDEQEFEGWQVEGRLAQSRQSLIYRVRDRQGRPWLLKTLPPALSDAADAGQSLLLEEWFLRRVQGRYFPELHSLPQRQHLYYVMREYPGQPLDEHLKLNGPLNLPDWLDIAQRLLRGLGQLHRRNILHRDIKPENLHWANDGELRLLDFGLAYCPGLSREDPHDLPGTPSYLAPEAFQGAAPDARQDLYAAGVTLYRLLCGHYPYGEIEAFQHPRFGTPAPASRYRPDVPAWLDDWLGRLITAQPQQRFETAEQCLLTLEQGERQAPARPRPLLEREPLRVWRGIALASLAVNLGLILWLMHRG
- the nirB gene encoding nitrite reductase large subunit NirB, with product MKKLKLVLIGNGMAGVRTLEELLKIAPDLYDITVFGAEPHPNYNRILLSPVLAGEQAFEDIVLNDLNWYSENGIRLLLNRKVTRIDRHRRKVYAADGSEAEYDRLLIATGSNPFILPVPGNRLEGVIGYRDIADTQTMIDTAGSHSHAVVIGGGLLGLEAANGLKQRGMDVTVVHLSDWLLERQLDRTAGKLLQSALESRGIHFRLNTQTEELIDDGSGRVCAVRFKDGEVIAADLVVMAAGIRPNTELAEKTGLPCNRGILVNDTLQTYDPRIYALGECASHRGIAYGLVAPLFEQAKVCANHLAMLGFARYQGSVTSTKLKVTGIDLFSAGEFMAGEGTETITLSDPIGGVYKKLVIKDDVLVGACLYGDTADGGWYFRQIRENHNVAEIRDHLMFGESSIGDVGHQGQNSAANMPDSAEVCGCNGVCKGTIVKAIQENGLFSVDEVKKHTKAASSCGSCAGLVEQILISTVGGAADVKPKSEKAICGCSDLNHGQIRQAIREHHLTSLSSAMRFMDWRTPDGCATCRPALNYYLISTWPGEAKDDPQSRLINERAHANIQKDGTYSVVPRMWGGVTNAAELRRIADVADKYQVPMVKVTGGQRIDLLGIRKDDLPAIWKELDMPSGHAYGKSIRTVKTCVGSEFCRFGTQNSTQLGIDLEHDLFNMWSPHKVKLAVSGCPRNCAEAGIKDIGIIGVDSGWELYIGGNGGIKTEVAEFFVKLKTAEEVREYSGAFLQLYREEAFYLERTVHYLQRVGMERIKKAVLEDAENRQALNARLQFSLSLEQDPWQERIAQQPLKKEFERIPLKQLETA
- the nirD gene encoding nitrite reductase small subunit NirD, with product MNWLDICALDDINPLGSRVIAGPKGDIAIFRTAGDEVFALDDRCPHKGGPLSQGLIYGKRVACPLHNWQIELASGEAVAPDQGCAHRHDVKVEDGRVLLALRGPAVLDQAHCA
- a CDS encoding nitrate reductase, translating into MNPNRRTTASTCCYCGVGCGVLIEHDDERILGVQGDPQHPANFGRLCSKGSTLHLTGDAAARAQFPELRLGKGLSRTRTDWDTALEHAAGVFAETIREHGPDSVAFYVSGQLLTEDYYAFNKLARALVGTNNIDSNSRLCMSSAVVGYKRSLGADAPPCSYEDIERADCVMIAGSNMAYAHPVLFRRLEEARARRPEMKLIVIDPRVTDTAEQADLHLAILPGTDVALFHGILHILLWEGWIDRAFIDAHTEGLEELKALVRDYGPLAVAEICGIAVDDLQRAARWIGQAPSFLSLWCMGLNQSTAGSAKNSALINLHLATGQIGRPGAGPFSLTGQPNAMGGRETGSLSNLLPGHREAGNAEHRAEVAAYWGVEHLPENPGLSAIELFDGVRDRRIKALWIACTNPAQSLPDQTRVREALAACPFVIVQEAFSTSETCQYADLLLPAASWGEKEGTVTNSERRISHVRPAITAIGEARADWSIVCDFARRLEQRLRPGETSLFDFDSPAALFDEYKLLTRERDLDLSGISYALLDTRGPQQWPFPLHATQGTERLYSDGQFPTANGRARLIAEPYRAPKEKRDARYPLILNTGRLRDQWHGMTRTGTAPQLFGHVEEAVLGLHPDELRRRRISDGQLVRLHSRRGELVLPVQADDRLRPGQAFLPMHWGDRFLKGLGVNVLTLPAVDPLSRQPELKHATVEVSRIELPWQFFALVEGDVQKRFDALRLLFEGLRYASFSPTGRERPALVIRAAHHKAPSAEWLAAIDVLLDLNDGPVMAYDDPRISVGKRVRIEQSRIVSLRLAGETAARAWLRELWKEGRADQELRRWLLAPLSAAPGKVGATADKTLCNCLDVSQSRIQAGIDQGLDLDGLKCELKCGTACGSCVPEIKRLLVQRPLAATA